The following are from one region of the Sandaracinus amylolyticus genome:
- a CDS encoding helix-turn-helix domain-containing protein — protein sequence MSATRALEGCRVVHASGIEIVEAPRALRAFPERVSTSLGVCLKRGPAHRVISDGARRDYPEDAICVRAPGCVWASDPSDVAFVSIDVDPALLDDAIEYAPMTFHDTLPELHDAITRVSACPFDTALREESIALLLEGLRARSALRFGRARRTRDDAVARALAHLDATLDRNVALDELAHLARSDKFVLVRRFRREIGTTPHAYHLRVRIERARAALASGTGALEVAMSLGFADQSHFGRHFRRIVGVTPAAYARGTTR from the coding sequence TTGAGCGCGACGCGCGCGCTCGAGGGCTGCCGCGTGGTGCACGCGAGCGGCATCGAGATCGTCGAGGCGCCACGCGCGCTGCGCGCGTTCCCGGAGCGCGTGAGCACGAGCCTCGGCGTGTGCCTGAAGCGCGGCCCGGCGCACCGCGTGATCAGCGACGGAGCGCGGCGCGACTATCCCGAGGACGCGATCTGCGTGCGCGCGCCGGGATGCGTGTGGGCGTCCGACCCGTCCGACGTCGCGTTCGTGTCGATCGACGTCGATCCCGCGCTGCTCGACGACGCGATCGAGTACGCGCCGATGACGTTCCACGACACGCTGCCCGAGCTCCACGACGCGATCACGCGTGTCTCCGCGTGCCCGTTCGACACCGCGCTGCGCGAGGAGTCGATCGCGCTCTTGCTCGAAGGGCTCCGCGCGCGCAGCGCGCTGCGCTTCGGACGCGCACGCCGCACGCGAGACGACGCCGTGGCGCGGGCGCTCGCGCACCTCGATGCGACGCTCGATCGCAACGTCGCCCTCGACGAGCTCGCGCACCTCGCGCGGAGCGACAAGTTCGTGCTGGTGCGGCGGTTCCGACGCGAGATCGGCACCACGCCGCACGCGTACCACCTTCGGGTGCGGATCGAACGAGCACGCGCGGCGCTCGCATCGGGGACCGGCGCGCTCGAGGTCGCGATGTCGCTCGGGTTCGCGGATCAGAGCCACTTCGGACGACACTTCCGGCGCATCGTAGGCGTCACGCCCGCCGCCTACGCGAGAGGAACGACGCGATGA
- a CDS encoding DUF6940 family protein, whose amino-acid sequence MTWSTRATDEGTSTMIANVLDANGRALSRAEVLALLRDSAPFRAFFARTLAESRWTAFFWETPPLTASTLDTTYEHALIDAPALARITADPSDFEERFDAEPAGDVLVFPNLGRDATLIVPAPRAADASYAHLAAFVRGAPPAQVDMLFAKLARAILARIGDAPLWVSTAGLGVSWLHLRLDARPKYYRHDAYRRARS is encoded by the coding sequence ATGACCTGGAGCACACGAGCGACCGACGAAGGCACGAGCACCATGATTGCGAACGTGCTCGACGCGAACGGACGCGCCCTCTCGCGCGCCGAGGTGCTCGCACTCCTGCGCGACAGCGCGCCGTTCCGCGCGTTCTTCGCGCGCACGCTCGCCGAGTCGCGCTGGACGGCGTTCTTCTGGGAGACGCCGCCGCTCACCGCGAGCACGCTCGACACGACCTACGAGCACGCGCTGATCGACGCGCCCGCGCTCGCGCGCATCACCGCGGACCCGAGCGACTTCGAGGAGCGTTTCGACGCGGAGCCCGCGGGCGACGTGCTGGTGTTCCCGAACCTCGGTCGCGACGCCACGCTGATCGTGCCCGCGCCGCGCGCGGCGGACGCGAGCTACGCGCACCTCGCGGCGTTCGTGCGCGGTGCGCCGCCCGCGCAGGTCGACATGCTCTTCGCGAAGCTGGCGCGCGCGATCCTCGCGCGGATCGGTGACGCGCCGCTCTGGGTGAGCACCGCCGGGCTCGGCGTGTCGTGGCTGCATCTGCGCCTCGACGCGCGACCGAAGTACTATCGCCACGACGCGTATCGCCGTGCCCGCTCGTGA